In the Kwoniella shivajii chromosome 2, complete sequence genome, one interval contains:
- a CDS encoding adenosylhomocysteinase, whose product MSNYKVADVSLAAFGRKEIELAEHEMPGLMYLRNKYAKEQPLKGARIAGCLHMTIQTAVLIETLTALGAQVTWSSCNIFSTQDHAAAAIAATGVPVYAWKGETEEEYIWCIEQTLAGFPEGKALNMILDDGGDLTTLVHEKYPQYLDDIRGVSEETTTGVHHLYKAFRDGKLKIPAINVNDSVTKSKFDNYYGCRESLVDGIKRATDVMLAGKVAVVAGFGDVGKGCAESLRSYGARVLVTEIDPINALQAAMAGYEVCTMEEAAPRGNVFVTTTGCRDIIVGEHFEAMPEDAIVSNIGHFDVEIDVAWLKANAAEAINIKPQVDRYTMKSGRHIILLAEGRLVNLGCGTGHPSFVMSCSFANQVMAQIALWTDAKSYPLGVHMLPKSLDEEVARAHLAQLNIKLTKMSKVQADYLGLPLEGPYKPDHYRY is encoded by the exons ATG TCCAACTACAAGGTCGCCGATGTTTCTCTCGCTGCTTTCGGTCGAAAGGAGATCGAGCTCGCTGAACATGAAATGCCCGGTCTCATGTACCTCCGAAACAAGTACGCCAAGGAGCAACCCCTTAAAGGTGCTAGAATCGCTGGTTGTCTTCACAT GACCATCCAAACTGCCGTCCTCATCGAGACTCTTACCGCTCTCGGTGCTCAAGTCACCTGGTCATCATGtaacatcttctccacccaAGACCACGCCGCCGCTGCCATCGCTGCCACCGGTGTTCCCGTTTACGCCTGGAAAGGTGAGACCGAGGAGGAGTACATCTGGTGTATTGAGCAAACTCTCGCTGGTTTCCCCGAGGGTAAAGCCCTTAACATGATCCTCGATGACGGAGGTGACTTGACCACCCTTGTTCACGAGAAATACCCTCAATACCTTGACG ATATCCGAGGTGTATCTGAGGAGACTACCACCGGTGTACACCACCTTTACAAGGCTTTCAGAGACGGTAAACTCAAGATCCCCGCCATCAACGTAAACGACTCTGtcaccaaatccaaattcgaCAACTACTACGGTTGTCGAGAATCCCTTGTCGATGGTATCAAACGAGCCACCGATGTCATGCTTGCTGGTAAAGTCGCCGTTGTCGCCGGTTTCGGTGATGTTGGTAAAGGTTGTGCCGAGTCCCTCCGATCATACGGTGCCCGAGTTCTCGTCACCGAGATTGACCCCATCAACGCTCTTCAAGCCGCTATGGCTGGTTACGAGGTCTGCACCATGGAGGAAGCCGCCCCTCGAGGTAACGTCTTCGTCACCACCACCGGTTGTCGAGACATCATCGTCGGTGAACACTTCGAGGCTATGCCCGAGGATGCCATCGTTTCCAACATCGGTCACTTcgatgttgagattgatgtCGCATGGCTCAAGGCCAACGCTGCTGAGGCCATCAACATCAAGCCTCAAGTAGACCGATACACCATGAAGAGTGGACGACACATCATCCTTCTTGCCGAAGGTCGACTTGTCAACCTTGGTTGTGGTACCGGTCACCCATCTTTCG TCATGTCATGTTCGTTCGCTAACCAAGTCATGGCTCAAATTGCTCTTTGGACCGATGCCAAATCTTACCCCCTCGGTGTCCACATGCTCCCCAAATCTCTCGATGAGGAAGTTGCCCGAGCTCACTTGGCCCAACTCAACATCAAGTTGACCAAGATGTCCAAGGTTCAAGCTGACTACCTCGGTTTACCCCTCGAAGGTCCTTACAAGCCCGACCACTAC CGATACTAA